From Thermodesulfobacteriota bacterium:
TTGGGAGGTCCGCCCGATAGTCAACGAGTGACCCGGGACCACCCAGGAAGAAAAAACTAAAAAAAATTTCCGCTACGCCAAATGTAGCCATTGCGACGCCGGATGTAGCGCCTTCCCCAATGAAGGCGCGATCCGGCGTTTTTTATTGGTCAGCACAGGGTTGGCCACCGGGCGTGCCAGAACTTCCGAACAAGGAGACTGGCAGTGGCACAAATCAACAAAGCACACCTCACCCCACCGAAGCGGCGACTCATCGAGCTGATGCAGGACATCAACTTCGGCCGCATCACCAACATTCCGGTCCGCGACGGCGAGCCGGAACTCACCCCTGACACGGTCATCGAGCGCGAGATCAAGCTGGGCGGACAGAGCGGTCCCCGGCCCGAGCGCGACCAGGATGACTTCATCCTCAAGCAAGAGGTCGTGGCGCTGCTGGAGCACCTCGCGCAGATGGGCAGCGGAAAAGTCTGCCTGCTCGAGATCAAGCACGGTCTCCCGTTCCTGATGCGCATCGAGGAACGGGCAGCCTGAACACGTAACGACCTGAACCCTTAGACACTGGACAACAAGCTGGACGCATGGCGGAGGCTGTTGTGGGTGTCGCCGAGCCGAATACGGCAATTGGCGGCGTACCTGCGACCCCTTCGCCCACGCGACAGCTTTGTCCTGTGATCTGGCCCGTGCCGACACCCACGCGGACCTCCTCCTCGCTCCGAGGAGGCCCCGATGGTTTCACAGAATTCTTACGACGGCATCGACAAGTATGCCGCCGACCTCATTCGGCATAAAGCACGTCAACTCGTAGGCAAGGCCGGATTCACCGAGGACGACAGACCCGACCTCGAACAGGAACTGATGATCGATCTGCTGCAGCGGATGCGGCATTTCAATCCCGCCAAGGCCAAGAAGACCACCTTCATGGCCCGGATCGTCGAACGTCACATCTCCACCATTCTGGAGGCCCGGTTCGCCCAATGCCGGGACTGGCGGCTCTGCCAAACCTCACTCAACGAACCCCTCGATAACGGCGAAGGCGACACCACCGAGCGGATCGACTTCCTGGACAGCGAGGGCTCTCTGGGAAGCGGCACCCGCGAGACAAGGGAGCGCCTCGCCCATGAGATCCGCATGGACCTCGACCGGGCCATCGCCTCGCTGCCGGAAGAGCTCCGGTATCTGTGCGTGCGCCTGCACGACAGCACCATGGCCGAAATCGCCCGGGAGATGGGCATCCCCAGAACCACCCTCTACGACCGGCTGAGCAAGCTGCGGGAGGCTTTCAGCGAGGCTGGCCTGACCGACTACCTGTGATCTCCGACGCATCAGCCCCGGCTCCGGTAAGTAAGCACCGTGCCGCATGGTGCGGCTATCCGGGGCCTCGGAAATCAGAACCTGAACAAAAGAGGAGTTCAACCATGACTCACGACACCTACAAGTACCGTTTTGACGAGTCGGTCCCGGCCCAGGAACTGGAAGACACTTTCATGCTGGCGATGCTGGCCGTCGAAAGCCTGCATGGCCGTTCCCGTGTGCGGATGGAGAGCCGGTTCAATCTGGACAAGGCCCGCCGTACCTGCGTGATCGACGCCTCCACCGATGTCGGCAGTGATCTCGCCCGCATCTTCACCGGCTTCGCCACCAAGGAATACGGCGAACGCTCGGTCCTGATCGAACGATCTCAGCCGTCGGGTTGCGCCTGCGCCTCCAAGCATCGCGCAGCGCCAGCCGCCGCCGAAGCGGGGGTGGCGGTATGAGCGAGCTGATGACCACCACCTATTCCATGTGGCGGCTGTTCCGCAACTGCCGCATGGCCTGCAAGTGGCGCTACATCGACGAGCTGGTGCCGCTCGAGCGCGACCCCAATCTGGCCTTTGGCTCGGTCATTCACGACTGCCTGGAGAGCTGGCACGGCGAGCGGGATCTGGCCAAGGTCCTCGACCACATCGACCGGACCTATCCGAACCGAGCGCAGGACGATCATCAACAGGCCGACTGGCATCTCGCCCGAGCCATGATGAGCGCCTATGCGGAACACTACCCGGCTGAAGCGTTCGAGGTCGTCGCGCTCGAGAAGACCTTCGAAGGTCCCATCGTCAACCCGGCGACCGGCGCGACCTCGCGAAGTTTCCTTCTCGCCGGAAAGGTGGACGGCATCGTCCGTCAAGATGGTCAGTATTTCCTGCTGGAACACAAAACCGCTTCACAGATCGACGCCAGCTACCTGGAGCGGCTGTGGACCGATTTCCAGATCATCCTCTACGCCTGGTACCTGGAGCAGACCCTCGGCATCACGGTCAGCGGCATCATCTACAACGTCCTGGTCAAGGCCAAGCTGCGCCAGGGCAAGGGTGAAACCGAAGCCGAATTCGAGGCCCGCCGGGCGGAGCTGATCGCCAAGTCGAAAACCGGCAAGAGCAGCGCCAAGCGCAAGTTGCCCGAGGACGACGACACCTTCCAGCAGCGGCTCCAGGAGAAGTACCTCGAGCCGGGCATGTTCCACCGCGAGGTGCTCTACATCTCCCGCGACCAGTTCGATGAACTGCGGGCGGAGCTGTGGGAACTCTCCAAGGCCATGCTCGACGCCCGTCGGCGCGACACCTTCTACCGCAACACCAGCTACTGCTTCCAGTACGGAAGGCCCTGCGCCTACTTCCAGCTCTGCCGCTCGGGCGGCAACCCCAACGTCATCGAAAACCATTTCCAACGGATCGCCCCGCACGAAGAGCTGCGGGACGGAGCCGGTGAAGACGCCGCTCCGGTGTTTTGAAATCCCAACCATAAGGAGACGAAGCCATGCTTCCCAAGACCAAAAGCAAACCCAAACACACACTCTCGGACCTCACCGCCCTGGTGTACGGCCCGAGCAAGATCGGCAAGAGCACCTGGTGCTCCAAGGCCGATGACGCACTGTTCCTGGCGACCGAGCCGGGTCTGAACGCCCTGGAGGTGTTTCAGACCCCGATCACCTGCTGGGACGACCTTCTGCAGGCCTGCGCGGAAATCGCCGAGGGCAAGCACGAGTTCAAGACCATCGTCGTCGACACGGTGGATAACGCCTACAAGATGTGCTCGGACTACGTCTGCAAGAAATTCAAGATCGAGCACGAGTCCGACCTGGGCTACGGCAAGGGCTACGCGCTGATCAACAACGAGTTCCAGCGCGTCATCAACAAGCTCGCCTTCCTGCCCTATGGGCTGATCCTGATCTCCCACTCCCAGGAGCGGGACATCGAGACCCGGACCGGCAAGCACACCCGCATCGTGCCGACGCTGCCGGAGAAGGCGCGGAAACTGGTCACCGGCCTGGTGGACCTGATCCTGTTCTGCGACCTGGACATGAAAACCGGCGAGGACGGTAAGCCTGTATGGCAGCGCGTGATGCGCACCAAGCCCAGTCCCAACTACGACGCCGGTGACCGCACCGGCCGACTCCCCGAAGTCATCCCCCTCGATTTTTCGAGCTTCATGAAAGCGTTCAACAACACGGCAGCCGGAGCTGCGGCGAGTGCCGCCCGGCCGAAGCCGGAGCCGACCGCGAGTGCGGCGGCGAAACCTCAACAGTAAGGAGATCCGACCATGGAACACTACGAAAACCAATCCAACAGCAACCTCGACCTGGCGCAGTTCGACGACGCCTTCGAAACCGCCGAAGTCGAGGAACGTGAGTTCGAGGCCGTCCCCGACGGCAAGTACCAGGTCAACGTCGACCGGGTCGAACTGACCCGCGCCCAGACTTCGGGCAATCCCATGCTCAAGTGGACACTGCGCATTCTCGCGCCGACCCACAAGGGCCGTCTGCTCTGGCGCAACAACGTCATGGCCAGCAACGAGAACATCAAGTGGCTCAAGCAGGACCTTTACACCTGCGGGCTGCAGCTCCAGAAGCTCTCCGACCTGCCGGGTCACCTCGAGCAGCTTCTCAACATCAAGCTGGAGGTGACCAAACGCACTCGCGGTGAAAACGAGAACATCTACTTCAACCGTCGCATTGTCATGGCCGACGATGCCGGGGCTCCCGGCGCGGCGATGGACGACATGATCCCGTTCTGATGATGGACCGGATCACCGTTGTCGTCGACACCCGTGAACAGGAGCCCTACAGCTTCGATACAGACAAGGTTTCGGCGGTTCGCAAGGCGCTGCCCGCCGGTGATTACTCGCTGGTCGGCCTCGAGGAGCGGGTGGCGGTGGAGCGCAAATCCCTGACGGATTTCGTCTCCACCGTCATCCGGGGGCGAAAGCGGTTCCACCGCGAGCTGGAAAAGCTCTCCGCCTACGAATCCGCCTGTGTGGTTGTCGAGTGCAACTTTCGCGATCTGGTCGATGGCCGCTACCGCAGCGATGCCCACCCGCACGCGCTGATCGGAACGGTCGCCTCCATCGTCGTCGACTTCGGTGTCCCCGTCTACTTCTGCTCGGACCGGCAGGCCGCCTGCCGTTTTGTCGAGGAGTACCTGACACGTTTTCACCGGAGGATCGCGAGATGCCAAAAAGAAATGAGAGTAACCCGGCGCGACTCCGGGGAAGAATAGAGCGCGTTTACTATGCCGGACCCAAGTTCTCCGCAGGCCGACTGCTCACCCCGACCGGTGAGGAGGTCCAGTTCGCGGGCAATTTGTTTGCCCGGGAAAATCAACCTGTGGTCCTGCTCGGGTCGTGGTCCACCCATCCCAAATACGGCCGTCAGTTCAAGGTCGACGGGATGGAGCACGACCTCGAACTCGATCCGGAAGGGCTGATCCACTATCTGGCCAACCATCCGGAGATCAAGGGCATTGGTCCGGCCAAGGCCAGATTGATCGTCGAGAGCTTCGGCGACGCCTTTGAAGAAACCCTTCTGAGTGACCCCGAGCGCATCGCGCTCAAGGCTCGGCTGCCGCTGGACGCGGCCCGGCGGCTGCGTGACGAGTGGTTGAAGAACCGCAGCGTCAACACCGTCATGGCCTGGCTTTCGGCATTCGGCTTGACCCATCATCAGGTCACCACCCTGGTCGAAAGACTCGGCGGGAACTGCCTCGATATTCTGAAGGAAGACCCGTACATCCTCATTCGGGAGATCCGGGGATTCGGCTTCAAGAAGGTCGACAAGATCGCCCGCAAGCTGGGCACCCCCAAGGACCACGTTCCCC
This genomic window contains:
- a CDS encoding PD-(D/E)XK nuclease family protein is translated as MSELMTTTYSMWRLFRNCRMACKWRYIDELVPLERDPNLAFGSVIHDCLESWHGERDLAKVLDHIDRTYPNRAQDDHQQADWHLARAMMSAYAEHYPAEAFEVVALEKTFEGPIVNPATGATSRSFLLAGKVDGIVRQDGQYFLLEHKTASQIDASYLERLWTDFQIILYAWYLEQTLGITVSGIIYNVLVKAKLRQGKGETEAEFEARRAELIAKSKTGKSSAKRKLPEDDDTFQQRLQEKYLEPGMFHREVLYISRDQFDELRAELWELSKAMLDARRRDTFYRNTSYCFQYGRPCAYFQLCRSGGNPNVIENHFQRIAPHEELRDGAGEDAAPVF
- a CDS encoding DUF669 domain-containing protein → MEHYENQSNSNLDLAQFDDAFETAEVEEREFEAVPDGKYQVNVDRVELTRAQTSGNPMLKWTLRILAPTHKGRLLWRNNVMASNENIKWLKQDLYTCGLQLQKLSDLPGHLEQLLNIKLEVTKRTRGENENIYFNRRIVMADDAGAPGAAMDDMIPF
- a CDS encoding sigma-70 family RNA polymerase sigma factor is translated as MVSQNSYDGIDKYAADLIRHKARQLVGKAGFTEDDRPDLEQELMIDLLQRMRHFNPAKAKKTTFMARIVERHISTILEARFAQCRDWRLCQTSLNEPLDNGEGDTTERIDFLDSEGSLGSGTRETRERLAHEIRMDLDRAIASLPEELRYLCVRLHDSTMAEIAREMGIPRTTLYDRLSKLREAFSEAGLTDYL
- a CDS encoding ERCC4 domain-containing protein, with protein sequence MMDRITVVVDTREQEPYSFDTDKVSAVRKALPAGDYSLVGLEERVAVERKSLTDFVSTVIRGRKRFHRELEKLSAYESACVVVECNFRDLVDGRYRSDAHPHALIGTVASIVVDFGVPVYFCSDRQAACRFVEEYLTRFHRRIARCQKEMRVTRRDSGEE
- a CDS encoding ATP-binding protein, with the protein product MLPKTKSKPKHTLSDLTALVYGPSKIGKSTWCSKADDALFLATEPGLNALEVFQTPITCWDDLLQACAEIAEGKHEFKTIVVDTVDNAYKMCSDYVCKKFKIEHESDLGYGKGYALINNEFQRVINKLAFLPYGLILISHSQERDIETRTGKHTRIVPTLPEKARKLVTGLVDLILFCDLDMKTGEDGKPVWQRVMRTKPSPNYDAGDRTGRLPEVIPLDFSSFMKAFNNTAAGAAASAARPKPEPTASAAAKPQQ